The nucleotide sequence AGGTGACCTAGCATAAAGAAAACCTGCAGAGTTCCTTTGATTGAAATTCAAGATGACAAATACCCAATTTGATTTATGGACAGATTTGGTTTTGCTGAATGCTTCGTCGagatttgattttgaagatgaaacaGCCGCCAAGGTCATTGCTTGGTCAGACTCAACGCTTtttgataaagaaaaaatgtcTCCCGAAGACGCTATAAACGATGACTTCAATGATACAAGTGGTTCAAGCTTTGTTGGGAGTCTGATATCAAATATGGACAGTTTTATATCTACGGCGTCTAGTGTGGTAGAGGcaatttcttctcaaaAGGACTATAGTTTGAACTTGGAATTCAACGGTTTTAATGGATTTAATATTCCACAACATTCAAAGTTTTTTGTTATAAAGTCTTTTAATGAGCGTAATGTTTCGCTTGCAGTTCAGCATCAGGTATGGTCATCCACCCGAAGAGGGAACAAGAAActacaaaaagaatatcaGTCTCTGCGCCCTGGAGccaaaatatttttgttattcTCCGTCAATAAATCTGGAAAATTTTGTGGCATGGCAGAAATGTGCTCGGATCTTATTCAGAATGATCCTCGCTCCAATATATGGGAAACGCATACCCATTCATACACCTTTCCAAATCtatttcaaatcaaatggTTGTACGTGAAAGATGTCCAAGTGCGACGTTTTAATCACTTGGCTTGGGATGTCAATTTAGGTGGTAATGAAAATTCCCCTAAAATGGTTGGCCAATGCCGTGACACAGACTCTGTTCCCTTTGATATCGGGTGTCAGATCGTTAGCATATTCTCTGATGCACCTTTGAAATCGTCATTATCCTATCAATAGATagggggggggggggggaaATACCATAGTAAAAGTTGCAACGTTATGGCATTTTTGAACACtgcttcaaatatttgtcTTCATGCTACAAAAATAAACTATTAGCAATACCTGTACGTTAGAAGTCTGTTCTTCCATACAACTAACAATCCTTCAATAGTACACGAAAATAGGGAAAATTAATAAAATTAATGTTATATAAGCTTACAAACTGGGTTTACTTCCGATAAtaaatttcttcaaaatttttttgtcaGTAATAAACTTTTTAAACGGCCTCTGTGCTAATAATAAATACTGATTAGAGTcactctttcttcttcttcttttccccGGAGTATTAATCGATATGTTTGATAATGCTTTAATACTGCTCTTGAATAACTAACACAAGATCGGGTAATTTTATggttgaaaaaaaaaaaaaaatcccATCAGGTTAGTTCTGTATGTAAAATATGCCAAAACCTAAAAATGCACTCCACATTCCAATTAACAGTGCTGATTCAGCCATTCTTACCATAGTTTTCCTAAACCATCAACATACATTAAATCCACCACTTTTGAGAAACATACAACTGACTTGGATGATAACAATGATTCGTTCAAGCGCTAGAGCGTTGAAGCCAAATAGACACTTCTCTGTTTTGTCAAATCTAGGGAAGAAACACAgtgcaaaagaagttgcCCACCCGGATGAAGAGCCTAAACCTTTGACAAAATTCAAGCCTATGTCTGAGGCACAACTTGCATATCTGGATAGAGTTGTTAGAGTGGACCAGGCTGGTGAACTTGGTGcaaactatatatatgcagGTCAGTATTTTGTTCTTGCGAATAGATATCCGCATTTGAAGCCAGTATTACAACATATGTGGGACCAAGAAATTCACCATCACAACACATTTAATGATTTGCAATTCAAAAGGCGCGTTAGACCATCACTTTTGACCCCATTATGGAAACTTGGAGCTTTTGTCATGGGTTCAGGAACGGCCATTCTGTCGCCAGAAGCTGCAATGGCATGTACGGAAGCTGTTGAAACGGTTATTGGTGGGCATTACAATGACCAGTTACGTGTTTTAAGTAATCAGTATGAATTGGAGACTGAGGatggtaaagaaaaaggacaATCTGtagaattaaaaaatttGCAATCTACAATTAAGGAATTTCGcgatgaagaattggagCATTTACAAACTGCTATCGATTATGATTCTCACAAGGCAGTCCCATATATGTTATTAACGGAAGGGATTAAGGGTGTTTGTAGGGTAGCCATATGGACTGCTGAACGTATATGAATAGATATTTTAGGTAACGTTTTATTATCCTGTAAATGAGATTACGTAAAGTAATATAATGATGTATATGTGATATTACAAATGGATTTTTGTTCGAATAACAATTAGATGTGTTTAAAGCCTAGCTTTAAATAATAGAAAACGTATTAGAACTTAATTGATTACAAATTTATTCGCCTACCAGGTCACACCAACCCGTCATATAGATTAAGCGCACCGACGATTGAGGGATCGATTTTCGATCCGTCCCTAAATTCATCTAGTGTAATTTGGCCATCCTTGTCTTTGTCCATCAGTCTGAATATCTTTTCAACCCTAAGTTCTGGTGTAGCCTCATCATCGCTGAGTTTTACCATATTTCCAATCATTTTATAGATACTTGATACTATGGTCAACATTTCCTGGTATGTAATCACGCCGTCGTGGTTCAAGTCATACAACTGGAATGCCCAAACTAACTTCTCCTCAAGTGAACCTCTAGAAGTGGTACTCAATGCCGTTATGAATTCTTTGAAGTCAATAGACCCATTATTATCTCTATCAAACACACTGAACACATGCGTGGCAAACTCATCCGGTGATCCAAAGGGGAAAAACTGCTTGTATATTTTAATGAACTCTTCTCTGGTTAACTGTCCATTTGGGCAGTCCCGTAGAAAACCCTTGTGCCATTGTTGAATCTCCCTACGATCGAAATATGTCGATTGCTTCAAACTCGTTAAATCGTTTTTAGATAATGTAGATGTCTTGTTACCCATTTTATTCTTTACCAGAACACTTTATTGTGCCCTATTCCTGTTGCAGATAAAGTTCTTCTGGAGTTAGTAATATCCGATGTTCTAATTACTGGATTTAACCTTGGTAAAATAAGGGTCTCCCTAAATATTTTATGGTCATTCTTAATGCATAgtctctttatatatatgtaatatccattttcagttttcaatattattatattggTGTTTTCTATAGAAAAAGGcggagaaaaaaaaaaagaggttTGGCAATTATCGTTGCTAATGATTCTAGAGTGGCTTAACTGACACTACCATTAGAGCGGTAATCATATGTTGAGCCAAGTGTTGTGATAACCTTAGAGTGTGTCTTTTTACTGGAATTTAAACTGTTGGTGGCAGGTTGTAGTAATCTGGTTTCTTTTAACTTCTTTAACTTCTGGTATCATTTGAAGCATCAATAACAGGACATATTTGTCATGTTTCATCTGACAGATGTCAATACCAATGATTATCGATTTATGAATTTTGAATATGTAGAATGAACGTTCTGTTGATTATTCAGTCTAAAAGGTCCTGATTTTAGGTAATGTGACAATATGATAACTTATGCAATGTGTAACTCCTTCTTCGTAACTTTACATTATTAACATTAAATTGTCACTTTGAGTTATAAATGTCTAATTGCAAAAATGTTTTCGGGCGTAAGAGTCAAACTGATTTTATTCTGTTATTCATAACCGGAGTGATCATTCCAAAGGCGTTTTAAAGGTCACAGTCACACCATTGAGTGAACAGTGTTTTATATGATCATATTTATCCAATTTGAAGCCTCGTTAACCCTCTCCAATGGCTAAATCAGAAAGATCACttccgtacaccacatagTTTTAAAATATAAACAGTTTTCAGGCTTTAAATAAATTTCAAAGGGAATATAATTATATAGTAATGTAACCAAACGCAACTACAGGCAGTTAGTTGTGAATACGCactcaaaagaaagatcTCAAACAAAATAGCTGCTGAAATAACAGTAGGAGCATTCGAGACTTctcagaaaaaaagagctGCCACAAAGgctttgaatttttgaaattcaCAGGATAAGAGTGTTTTTAGAAATAGCTGTTACACAGAGAGCCCTTTTTAGTCCAGATCAGCAAATATGAGCTCAGAACAGCCGTTagataatattatatgCCAACCCAAGGAGCCCGCCACTCAATCGATCCAAGAAAACTCAGGTCCAGCGGATTCACTGGCATGCGATTTGGTCGATGATGGAAAGAAGTTATTGTATCCAAATGTCTCAAATATTTTTCCCTTTAAAACGTGTGATAGAATTCTTGATGATATAAGGATATCTCCTTGGTTCATCAGAAGCCTAGGGTC is from Kluyveromyces marxianus DMKU3-1042 DNA, complete genome, chromosome 2 and encodes:
- the PHO92 gene encoding mRNA-binding phosphate metabolism regulator produces the protein MTNTQFDLWTDLVLLNASSRFDFEDETAAKVIAWSDSTLFDKEKMSPEDAINDDFNDTSGSSFVGSLISNMDSFISTASSVVEAISSQKDYSLNLEFNGFNGFNIPQHSKFFVIKSFNERNVSLAVQHQVWSSTRRGNKKLQKEYQSLRPGAKIFLLFSVNKSGKFCGMAEMCSDLIQNDPRSNIWETHTHSYTFPNLFQIKWLYVKDVQVRRFNHLAWDVNLGGNENSPKMVGQCRDTDSVPFDIGCQIVSIFSDAPLKSSLSYQ
- the CAT5 gene encoding putative monooxygenase CAT5, which encodes MPKPKNALHIPINSADSAILTIVFLNHQHTLNPPLLRNIQLTWMITMIRSSARALKPNRHFSVLSNLGKKHSAKEVAHPDEEPKPLTKFKPMSEAQLAYLDRVVRVDQAGELGANYIYAGQYFVLANRYPHLKPVLQHMWDQEIHHHNTFNDLQFKRRVRPSLLTPLWKLGAFVMGSGTAILSPEAAMACTEAVETVIGGHYNDQLRVLSNQYELETEDGKEKGQSVELKNLQSTIKEFRDEELEHLQTAIDYDSHKAVPYMLLTEGIKGVCRVAIWTAERI
- the FRQ1 gene encoding frequenin, producing MGNKTSTLSKNDLTSLKQSTYFDRREIQQWHKGFLRDCPNGQLTREEFIKIYKQFFPFGSPDEFATHVFSVFDRDNNGSIDFKEFITALSTTSRGSLEEKLVWAFQLYDLNHDGVITYQEMLTIVSSIYKMIGNMVKLSDDEATPELRVEKIFRLMDKDKDGQITLDEFRDGSKIDPSIVGALNLYDGLV